The Micromonospora sp. NBC_00421 genome contains a region encoding:
- a CDS encoding cadmium resistance transporter: MTDLWGAVSAAAAVFAATNLDDIVVLTVLFVAARGTGRPRPWQIVSGQYLGITALVAVGLVVAAGLLVVPDPWTGLLGLLPVALGVRALLARTDDDAPPSVVGGLLGVTGVTIANGADNIAVYVPVFRSLDPGTALVYLLVFAALVAVWCGAAALLGGHPRVVRLIGRAGHWLVPAVFIGIGLVILVGSGVLGRLADLAG; this comes from the coding sequence GTGACCGACCTGTGGGGTGCCGTGAGCGCAGCCGCGGCCGTCTTCGCTGCCACCAACCTCGACGACATCGTGGTGCTGACCGTGCTCTTCGTGGCCGCCCGGGGCACCGGACGGCCCCGCCCGTGGCAGATCGTGTCCGGCCAGTACCTCGGCATCACCGCTCTCGTCGCGGTGGGCCTGGTGGTCGCCGCCGGCCTGCTGGTGGTCCCCGACCCGTGGACCGGCCTGCTCGGGCTGCTGCCGGTCGCGCTCGGGGTCCGGGCGCTGCTGGCCCGCACCGACGACGACGCTCCGCCGTCCGTGGTCGGCGGGCTGCTCGGGGTCACCGGCGTGACGATCGCCAACGGTGCCGACAACATCGCCGTCTACGTCCCGGTGTTCCGCTCCCTCGACCCGGGCACCGCGCTCGTCTACCTGCTGGTCTTCGCGGCCCTGGTCGCCGTCTGGTGCGGGGCCGCCGCCCTGCTGGGCGGCCACCCCCGGGTGGTCCGCCTGATCGGCCGGGCCGGCCACTGGCTGGTCCCGGCCGTCTTCATCGGCATCGGTCTGGTGATCCTCGTCGGCTCGGGCGTCCTCGGCCGGCTGGCCGACCTCGCCGGCTGA
- a CDS encoding ABC transporter ATP-binding protein: MAGGNMAGWSMLRSIRHGDEVSAHRLNRGTARRIMTFADPYRRDIVVFLVTVVIAAVIGVATPVLAGHVINAISGGGPEAGATVVRFALIIGALAVADALFSLAQRWYSARIGEGIILDLRTRVYDHVQRMPLQFFTRTQTGALVSRLNNDVMGAQRAFTSTLSGVVSNVIQLVLTAGVMFTLSWQITTLSLVLLPIFVIPARRVGKRLAEITRESYNLDAKMNATMTERFGVSGALLVKLFGAPEVEAGRFAARAERVRDIGIQSAMYSRTFFVAMLLVASLAQALTYGLGGWLAVTGAVSAGTVVTLALLLTRLYGPLTALSNVRVDVMSALVSFDRVFEVLDLRPGIEEKPDAVPVPLGAGRVEFHDVRFRYPAAADVSLASLEEVATLDRTANEPVLKGVSFSVEPGQMVALVGPSGAGKSTLSMLISRIYDVTDGEVRVGGVDVRDATLASLRDEIGVVTQDSHLFHETIAENLRYAKPDATDDEIWAALAGAQVADLVRALPDGLETTVGERGYRFSGGEKQRIAIARLLLKAPSIVILDEATAHLDSESEAAVQRALAVALTGRTALVIAHRLSTVRDADQILVLDDGRIVERGRHEELVAVGGLYAELYRTQFAVADSPAPHAEADQPEPIITTVPMGTYVAQEALPPAVAN, translated from the coding sequence ATGGCGGGCGGCAACATGGCCGGCTGGAGCATGCTCCGGTCGATACGCCACGGCGACGAGGTCTCCGCCCACCGGCTCAACCGCGGCACCGCCAGGCGGATCATGACGTTCGCTGACCCCTACCGGCGGGACATCGTCGTCTTCCTGGTGACCGTGGTGATCGCGGCGGTGATCGGGGTGGCCACCCCGGTGCTCGCCGGCCACGTGATCAACGCGATCAGCGGGGGTGGCCCGGAGGCCGGTGCCACAGTCGTCCGGTTCGCCCTGATCATCGGCGCGTTGGCGGTCGCCGACGCGCTCTTCTCCCTCGCCCAGCGGTGGTACTCGGCCCGCATCGGCGAAGGGATCATCCTCGACCTGCGTACCCGGGTCTACGACCACGTGCAGCGGATGCCGTTGCAGTTCTTCACCCGCACCCAGACCGGCGCCCTGGTCAGCCGGCTCAACAACGACGTGATGGGCGCCCAGCGGGCGTTCACCTCCACCCTGTCGGGGGTGGTCAGCAACGTCATCCAACTGGTGCTCACCGCCGGCGTGATGTTCACCCTCTCCTGGCAGATCACCACGCTCTCGCTGGTCCTGCTGCCGATCTTCGTGATCCCGGCGCGACGGGTCGGCAAGCGGCTGGCCGAGATCACCCGGGAGTCGTACAACCTCGACGCCAAGATGAACGCCACGATGACCGAGCGGTTCGGGGTGTCCGGGGCGCTGCTGGTCAAGCTGTTCGGTGCGCCCGAGGTGGAGGCGGGCCGGTTCGCCGCGCGGGCCGAGCGGGTCCGTGACATCGGCATCCAGTCGGCGATGTACTCGCGGACCTTCTTCGTGGCGATGCTGCTGGTCGCCTCGCTGGCCCAGGCACTCACCTACGGGCTCGGCGGCTGGCTGGCGGTCACCGGCGCGGTCAGCGCCGGCACCGTGGTCACCCTCGCCCTACTGCTCACCCGCCTCTACGGTCCGCTGACCGCGCTGTCCAACGTCCGGGTCGACGTGATGAGCGCGCTGGTCTCCTTCGACCGGGTCTTCGAGGTGCTCGACCTGCGTCCCGGCATCGAGGAGAAGCCCGACGCGGTGCCGGTGCCCCTGGGTGCCGGGCGGGTCGAGTTCCACGACGTCCGGTTCCGCTACCCGGCCGCCGCCGACGTCTCGCTGGCCTCGCTGGAAGAGGTCGCCACCCTCGACCGGACGGCCAACGAGCCGGTGCTCAAGGGCGTCTCGTTCAGCGTCGAACCGGGGCAGATGGTGGCCCTGGTCGGGCCGTCCGGTGCCGGCAAGTCCACCCTGTCCATGCTGATCTCCCGGATCTACGACGTCACCGACGGCGAGGTACGGGTCGGCGGGGTCGACGTCCGGGACGCCACCCTCGCCTCACTGCGCGACGAGATCGGCGTGGTCACCCAGGACTCCCACCTGTTTCACGAGACGATCGCCGAGAACCTGCGGTACGCCAAGCCGGACGCCACCGACGACGAGATCTGGGCGGCGTTGGCCGGCGCCCAGGTGGCCGACCTGGTGCGGGCCCTGCCCGACGGGCTGGAGACGACGGTCGGCGAGCGCGGCTACCGCTTCTCCGGTGGCGAGAAGCAGCGCATCGCCATCGCCCGGCTGCTGCTCAAGGCCCCGTCGATCGTGATCCTCGACGAGGCCACCGCCCACCTCGACTCGGAGAGTGAGGCGGCGGTGCAGCGGGCCCTGGCCGTGGCGCTGACCGGTCGTACCGCCCTGGTGATCGCGCACCGCCTCTCCACCGTCCGCGACGCCGACCAGATCCTCGTCCTCGACGACGGCCGGATCGTCGAACGGGGCCGGCACGAGGAGCTGGTCGCGGTCGGTGGGCTCTATGCCGAGCTGTACCGCACCCAGTTCGCGGTCGCCGACTCGCCGGCCCCGCACGCCGAGGCGGATCAGCCCGAGCCGATCATCACCACCGTGCCGATGGGCACCTACGTCGCGCAGGAGGCGTTGCCCCCGGCCGTGGCCAACTAG
- a CDS encoding enoyl-CoA hydratase/isomerase family protein translates to MTAETAGVRLHCDGPVATVTLCRPDVLNAQTPAMWRAMSDFSRDLPGDVRVVVVRGEGRSFSAGLDLSVAGAQGPGSFAELSTLPEQECADRIAGYQQGFTWLHRPDVISVAAVQGHAIGAGFQLALACDLRVLAEDARFSMAEVTLGLVPDLAGTKRLVELVGYARALELCATGRRMDAAEAERIGLANLVVPKTELDGAVRDLTAGLLAGDRDAVVEIKALLAAAADRSHPEQQRAEREAQTRRLRDLAGRGE, encoded by the coding sequence GTGACCGCCGAGACAGCCGGGGTGCGACTGCACTGCGACGGGCCGGTCGCGACGGTCACGTTGTGCCGGCCCGACGTGCTCAATGCCCAGACCCCGGCGATGTGGCGCGCGATGAGCGACTTCTCCCGGGACCTGCCCGGCGACGTGCGCGTCGTGGTGGTACGTGGCGAGGGGCGGTCCTTCTCCGCCGGCCTCGACCTGTCGGTGGCCGGTGCCCAGGGGCCGGGTTCCTTCGCTGAGCTGTCCACCCTGCCCGAGCAGGAGTGCGCCGACCGGATCGCCGGTTACCAGCAGGGTTTCACCTGGCTGCACCGTCCGGACGTGATCTCGGTGGCGGCCGTGCAGGGCCATGCCATCGGCGCGGGTTTCCAGCTCGCGCTCGCCTGCGACCTGCGGGTGCTCGCCGAGGACGCCCGCTTCTCGATGGCCGAGGTGACCCTCGGCCTGGTCCCCGACCTGGCCGGCACGAAGCGGCTGGTCGAGTTGGTCGGCTATGCGCGTGCCCTGGAGCTCTGCGCCACCGGCCGGCGGATGGACGCCGCCGAGGCCGAGCGGATCGGGTTGGCCAACCTGGTGGTGCCGAAGACCGAACTGGACGGGGCGGTACGGGATCTCACCGCCGGTCTGCTCGCCGGTGACCGGGACGCGGTGGTGGAGATCAAGGCGCTGCTCGCCGCTGCCGCCGACCGCTCCCACCCCGAGCAGCAGCGGGCCGAGCGCGAGGCGCAGACCCGCCGGCTGCGCGACCTCGCGGGCCGGGGCGAATAG
- the mug gene encoding G/U mismatch-specific DNA glycosylase, producing the protein MNPPHSSPDPAGPTDPAGPTPDRPREPVGPTPGPARRCGETVVRRPDRAELAAAADGTIPDVLGPGLVVLFVGINPGLWSAATGWHFARPGNRFWPALHRGGFTPRQLHPSEQDTLPGYGLGITNMVARASARADELTPAELVAGARTLTDKVALHRPTWVAVVGVTAYRIGFSRPKARFGPQPEPLAGARLWVLPNPSGLNAHFTPQTLGAAFGELRAAVAGQPPPSVS; encoded by the coding sequence GTGAACCCGCCCCACAGCTCCCCCGACCCGGCCGGCCCCACCGACCCGGCCGGCCCCACCCCCGACCGACCCCGCGAGCCCGTCGGTCCCACCCCCGGCCCGGCCCGGCGTTGCGGCGAAACGGTCGTCCGGCGGCCGGATCGGGCGGAGTTGGCCGCGGCGGCGGACGGCACCATCCCGGACGTGCTCGGCCCCGGGCTCGTGGTGCTCTTCGTCGGGATCAACCCGGGCCTCTGGTCGGCGGCCACCGGATGGCACTTCGCCCGGCCCGGCAACCGCTTCTGGCCGGCCCTGCACCGGGGCGGCTTCACCCCGCGGCAGCTGCACCCGAGCGAACAGGACACGTTGCCCGGTTACGGGCTGGGCATCACGAACATGGTGGCTCGGGCCAGCGCGCGGGCCGACGAGCTGACCCCGGCGGAGCTGGTGGCGGGCGCGCGGACGCTTACCGACAAGGTGGCCCTCCACCGGCCGACCTGGGTGGCCGTGGTCGGGGTGACCGCGTACCGGATCGGTTTCTCCCGGCCGAAGGCCCGTTTCGGTCCGCAGCCGGAGCCGTTGGCCGGTGCCCGGCTCTGGGTGCTGCCCAACCCGAGCGGCCTGAACGCCCACTTCACCCCGCAGACGCTGGGGGCCGCCTTCGGCGAGCTGCGCGCGGCCGTCGCCGGCCAGCCACCCCCATCCGTCAGCTGA
- the ypfJ gene encoding KPN_02809 family neutral zinc metallopeptidase, with the protein MELNENARVDTGQVDDRRGSGGGGGMGIPIPGGGGRGGIVGLIIAVLVALVGGGFGLNAMNGGGGAESGDNTSLEQKCSADDALKQLDCRNTLYVNSIQAYWRTSLPERFGQQYQPSKTVFFSQGVNTGCGQADSGVGPFYCPADDLVYIDLTFYQTLADQLGAEGEFAQPYVLAHEYGHHVQDLLGTEAQMRRQQQRDPGSANALSVKLELQADCYAGAWAKNATGTADEQGQKIFKSITEQDIAQAIDTAEKIGDDAISKRANRPVNPEEFTHGSSEQRKQWFTKGYTSGDPKTCDTFGGSL; encoded by the coding sequence ATGGAGCTGAACGAGAACGCGCGGGTCGACACCGGCCAGGTGGACGACCGGCGAGGATCCGGCGGGGGTGGCGGGATGGGCATCCCGATCCCCGGCGGTGGTGGGCGTGGTGGCATCGTCGGGCTCATCATCGCCGTGCTGGTGGCCCTGGTGGGTGGCGGATTCGGGCTGAACGCGATGAACGGCGGCGGCGGTGCCGAATCGGGCGACAACACGTCACTGGAACAGAAGTGCTCCGCCGACGACGCGCTGAAGCAGCTGGACTGCCGCAACACCCTCTACGTCAACTCGATCCAGGCGTACTGGCGGACCTCGTTGCCGGAGCGGTTCGGCCAGCAGTACCAGCCGTCCAAGACGGTCTTCTTCAGCCAGGGCGTCAACACCGGCTGCGGCCAGGCCGACTCCGGCGTCGGGCCGTTCTACTGCCCGGCCGACGACCTGGTCTACATCGACCTGACCTTCTACCAGACCCTCGCCGACCAGCTCGGCGCGGAAGGTGAGTTCGCCCAGCCGTACGTGCTTGCCCACGAGTACGGCCACCACGTGCAGGACCTGCTCGGCACCGAGGCACAGATGCGCCGCCAGCAGCAGCGGGACCCGGGCAGCGCCAACGCGCTCTCGGTCAAGCTGGAACTCCAGGCCGACTGCTACGCCGGCGCCTGGGCCAAGAACGCCACCGGTACCGCCGACGAGCAGGGCCAGAAGATCTTCAAGAGCATCACCGAGCAGGACATCGCACAGGCGATCGACACCGCCGAGAAGATCGGCGACGACGCCATCTCCAAGCGGGCCAACCGCCCGGTGAATCCGGAGGAGTTCACCCACGGCTCCTCCGAGCAGCGCAAGCAGTGGTTCACCAAGGGCTACACCAGCGGCGACCCGAAGACCTGCGACACCTTCGGCGGCAGCCTCTGA
- a CDS encoding SDR family oxidoreductase: MDLELTGRVYVLTGASRGLGFATARCLVDDGARVVLSARTPERVAEAVDRLGGPGHAIGLVADLADPDAPERLVAAAREHFGRLDGALVSVGGPPPGTAAQVSDAQWRESFETVFLGTVRTARTVAAALTDGGAIGMVLSTSARTPITGLGISNGLRPGLAGVAKDLADEYGPHGVRVLGLLPGRFLTDRNRQLLGDDEAARSRAAAGIPLRRIGDPAEFGRVAAFLLSPAASYVTGVTVPVDGGALRGL, translated from the coding sequence ATGGATCTCGAACTGACCGGCCGGGTGTACGTGTTGACCGGCGCTTCCCGGGGTCTCGGCTTCGCGACGGCGCGCTGCCTGGTCGACGACGGGGCACGGGTGGTCCTGTCGGCCCGGACGCCGGAACGGGTCGCCGAGGCGGTCGACCGGCTGGGTGGCCCCGGGCACGCGATCGGCCTCGTCGCCGACCTGGCCGACCCGGACGCCCCCGAGCGGCTGGTGGCTGCGGCCCGCGAGCACTTCGGCCGGCTCGACGGGGCGCTCGTCTCGGTCGGTGGGCCGCCACCGGGAACCGCCGCGCAGGTAAGCGACGCGCAGTGGCGGGAGTCCTTCGAGACGGTCTTCCTGGGTACGGTGCGGACGGCCCGGACGGTGGCCGCCGCGCTCACCGACGGCGGCGCGATCGGCATGGTGCTCTCCACCTCGGCCCGTACGCCGATCACCGGCCTCGGCATCTCCAACGGTCTGCGCCCCGGCCTGGCCGGGGTGGCCAAGGACCTGGCCGACGAGTACGGCCCACACGGCGTACGGGTGCTGGGCCTGCTGCCCGGCCGCTTCCTGACCGACCGCAACCGGCAACTGCTCGGCGACGACGAGGCGGCCCGGTCCCGGGCGGCGGCCGGCATCCCGCTGCGCCGCATCGGTGATCCGGCCGAGTTCGGGCGGGTCGCCGCCTTCCTGCTCTCCCCCGCCGCCAGCTACGTCACCGGGGTCACCGTCCCGGTCGACGGCGGCGCCCTGCGCGGCCTGTGA
- a CDS encoding DUF692 domain-containing protein, with product MTGPSGVGIGWRPEIAGFVAELPGLRFVEVVAESLAPDGPLPPGLAALRERGVTVVPHGVRLSLGGAEPVDPARVTHLARVAELVDAPLVSEHVAFVRAGGLEAGHLLPLPRTREAVAAVVANVRRAQAELPVPLALEPIAALFDWPDDELDEADFLTEILDATGAGLLLDVANVYANARNRGEDPQLLLDRLPVERISYVHVAGGAERGGLYHDTHTDPVPAEVLELVGALCARRSPPALLLERDGHYPPATELRAELDALAVAAGHPAVT from the coding sequence ATGACCGGGCCGAGCGGGGTGGGCATCGGCTGGCGGCCGGAGATCGCCGGTTTCGTCGCCGAGCTGCCGGGGCTGCGCTTCGTCGAGGTGGTGGCGGAGTCGCTCGCCCCGGACGGTCCGCTCCCGCCCGGGTTGGCCGCGCTGCGGGAGCGCGGCGTCACCGTCGTACCGCACGGGGTGCGGCTCTCCCTCGGCGGCGCGGAACCGGTCGACCCGGCCCGGGTGACGCACCTGGCCCGGGTGGCCGAGCTGGTCGACGCGCCGCTGGTCAGCGAGCACGTCGCCTTCGTCCGGGCCGGCGGCCTGGAGGCCGGGCACCTGCTGCCGCTGCCGCGTACCCGGGAGGCGGTGGCGGCGGTGGTGGCGAACGTCCGGCGGGCCCAGGCCGAGCTGCCGGTGCCGCTGGCGTTGGAGCCGATCGCCGCCCTGTTCGACTGGCCCGACGACGAGCTGGACGAGGCGGACTTCCTCACCGAGATCCTCGACGCCACCGGGGCGGGGCTGCTGCTCGACGTGGCCAACGTCTACGCCAACGCCCGCAACCGGGGCGAGGACCCGCAGCTCCTGCTGGACCGGCTGCCTGTGGAACGGATCTCCTACGTGCACGTGGCCGGCGGGGCGGAACGCGGCGGGCTCTACCACGACACGCACACCGATCCGGTGCCCGCCGAGGTGCTGGAGCTGGTCGGGGCACTCTGCGCCCGTCGCAGTCCGCCCGCGCTGCTGCTGGAGCGCGACGGCCACTACCCGCCCGCCACCGAGCTACGCGCCGAACTGGACGCCCTCGCCGTCGCCGCCGGCCACCCGGCCGTCACATGA
- a CDS encoding ABC-F family ATP-binding cassette domain-containing protein has protein sequence MISVTGLELRAGSRILLSDTTLRVQPGDRIGLVGRNGAGKTTTLKVLAGEGQPYSGQIDRRSAIGYLPQDPRTGDLEVTGRDRVLSARGLDVLMAQMNEIEQRLAEGVDDKLVRRYGALEDQFASLGGYAAEAEAARICANLGLPDRALAQTIGTLSGGQRRRIELARILFRDAGENGGGILLLDEPTNHLDADSITWLRGFLANHKGGLIVISHDGSLLESVVNKVWFLDATRSVVDVYNLGWKAYQEARETDERRRRRERANAEKKAGALMAQADKMRAKATKTVAAQNMARRAEKLISGLEEVRVSDKVAKVRFPNPAPCGKTPLTATGLSKSYGSLEIFTDVNVAVDRGSRVAILGLNGAGKTTLLRMLGGLLPPDTGEVHAGHGLRLGYYAQEHETLDVERTVLENMRAAAIEQSDTDLRKILGAFLFSGEDVNKPAGVLSGGEKTRLALSTLVCSGANVLLLDEPTNNLDPVSREQVLDAIANYPGAIVLVTHDPGAVLALKPDRAILLPDGDEDAWSDDLLELVELA, from the coding sequence ATGATCAGTGTCACCGGCCTGGAGCTGCGCGCCGGTTCCCGGATTCTACTGTCCGACACCACCCTTCGGGTACAGCCCGGTGACCGGATCGGACTGGTCGGCCGCAACGGCGCCGGCAAGACCACCACCCTCAAGGTGCTGGCCGGCGAGGGGCAGCCGTACAGCGGGCAGATCGACAGGCGCAGCGCCATCGGTTACCTGCCGCAGGACCCGCGTACCGGCGACCTGGAGGTCACCGGCCGGGACCGGGTGCTCTCCGCCCGGGGGTTGGACGTGCTGATGGCCCAGATGAACGAGATCGAGCAGCGGCTCGCCGAGGGCGTCGACGACAAGCTGGTCCGCCGCTACGGCGCGCTGGAGGACCAGTTCGCCTCGCTGGGCGGGTACGCCGCCGAGGCCGAGGCCGCCCGGATCTGCGCCAACCTGGGGCTGCCCGACCGGGCGCTCGCCCAGACCATCGGCACCCTCTCCGGTGGCCAGCGCCGCCGCATCGAGCTGGCCCGGATCCTGTTCCGGGACGCCGGTGAGAACGGCGGCGGCATCCTGCTGCTCGACGAGCCCACCAACCACCTCGACGCCGACTCGATCACCTGGCTGCGCGGTTTCCTCGCCAACCACAAGGGCGGTCTGATCGTGATCTCCCACGACGGTTCGCTGCTGGAGTCGGTGGTCAACAAGGTCTGGTTCCTGGATGCCACCCGTTCCGTGGTCGACGTCTACAACCTGGGCTGGAAGGCCTACCAGGAGGCCCGGGAGACCGACGAGCGGCGACGTCGCCGGGAGCGGGCCAACGCCGAGAAGAAGGCCGGCGCGTTGATGGCGCAGGCCGACAAGATGCGGGCCAAGGCCACCAAGACCGTCGCGGCGCAGAACATGGCCCGCCGGGCCGAGAAGCTGATCTCCGGGCTGGAGGAGGTGCGCGTCTCGGACAAGGTGGCGAAGGTCCGCTTCCCCAACCCCGCGCCGTGCGGCAAGACCCCGCTGACCGCGACCGGCCTCTCCAAGTCGTACGGCTCGCTGGAGATCTTCACCGACGTGAACGTCGCGGTGGACCGCGGCTCCCGGGTGGCCATCCTCGGGCTCAACGGTGCCGGCAAGACCACCCTGCTGCGGATGCTCGGCGGGCTGCTCCCACCGGACACCGGCGAGGTGCACGCCGGGCACGGCCTGCGGTTGGGCTACTACGCCCAGGAGCACGAGACGCTGGACGTGGAGCGGACGGTGCTGGAGAACATGCGGGCGGCGGCGATCGAGCAGTCCGACACCGACCTCCGCAAGATCCTCGGTGCCTTCCTGTTCTCCGGCGAGGACGTGAACAAGCCCGCCGGGGTGCTCTCCGGTGGCGAGAAGACCCGACTCGCCCTGTCGACCCTGGTCTGCTCCGGCGCGAACGTGCTGCTGCTGGACGAGCCGACGAACAACCTCGACCCGGTCAGCCGCGAGCAGGTGCTCGACGCCATTGCCAACTACCCCGGCGCGATCGTGCTGGTCACCCACGACCCCGGCGCGGTGCTCGCCCTCAAGCCCGACCGGGCGATCCTGCTCCCCGACGGTGACGAGGACGCCTGGAGCGACGACCTGCTCGAACTGGTCGAGCTGGCCTGA
- a CDS encoding HAD family hydrolase, which yields MPLLLLDLDNTLLDRAGPFRAWAEGFLAEIGAPATDIDWLLSIDADGLTDRWDIADAIRDRYALRIPSIDLVEELHDGVVGYTRLDPLVACALRIADDAGWLPVVVTNGSVRLEDAKIRQTGLDRYVADWVISEEAGVSKPNPRIFALAAQRARLPLRGAWVVGDSPEADIGGAAAVGLPSVWLHRGRSWTDDRFAPTRTVDSLIAAVSVVLAGG from the coding sequence GTGCCGTTGCTCCTGCTCGACCTGGACAACACCCTGCTCGACCGGGCCGGGCCGTTCCGCGCCTGGGCCGAGGGTTTCCTGGCCGAGATCGGTGCGCCGGCGACCGACATCGACTGGCTGCTGTCCATCGACGCCGACGGCCTGACCGACAGGTGGGACATCGCCGACGCCATCCGGGACCGGTACGCGCTGCGCATCCCCTCCATCGACCTGGTCGAGGAGCTGCACGACGGGGTGGTCGGGTACACCCGGCTGGACCCACTGGTGGCCTGCGCGCTGCGGATCGCCGACGACGCCGGGTGGCTGCCGGTGGTGGTCACCAACGGCTCGGTCCGGCTGGAGGATGCCAAGATCCGGCAGACCGGCCTGGACCGCTACGTCGCCGACTGGGTGATCTCCGAGGAGGCCGGGGTGAGCAAGCCCAACCCCCGGATCTTCGCGCTGGCCGCCCAGCGGGCCCGGTTGCCGCTGCGCGGCGCCTGGGTGGTGGGGGACAGCCCGGAGGCGGACATCGGCGGGGCCGCCGCGGTCGGGCTGCCGAGCGTCTGGCTGCACCGGGGCCGGAGCTGGACCGACGACCGGTTCGCCCCCACCCGTACCGTCGACTCGTTGATCGCGGCGGTCTCGGTGGTGCTCGCCGGCGGGTAA
- a CDS encoding TetR/AcrR family transcriptional regulator gives MPRVSQDQLDARRQEILGAARACFARHGYEGATVRRLEEATGLSRGAIFHHFRDKDSLFLAVAEDDAAVMVSTVARNGLVQVMRDLLARAVSPDTTGWLGSQLEVSRRLRTDPAFARRWAERSAAIAEATRDRLVRQREAGVLREDIDIAVLAQFLELAYDGLVLHLAMGRPAGDLGPVLDLVEEAVRRR, from the coding sequence GTGCCCAGAGTAAGTCAGGATCAGCTCGACGCGCGCCGCCAGGAGATCCTCGGCGCGGCTCGGGCCTGTTTCGCCCGGCACGGCTACGAGGGAGCCACCGTACGCCGGCTGGAGGAGGCGACCGGGCTGTCCCGGGGCGCCATCTTCCACCACTTCCGCGACAAGGACTCCCTCTTCCTCGCCGTGGCCGAGGACGACGCCGCCGTGATGGTCTCCACGGTGGCCCGCAACGGCCTGGTCCAGGTGATGCGGGACCTGCTGGCCCGTGCGGTCTCCCCGGACACCACCGGCTGGTTGGGCAGTCAGCTGGAGGTGTCCCGCCGGCTGCGCACCGACCCGGCCTTCGCCCGCCGCTGGGCGGAACGCTCCGCCGCCATCGCCGAGGCGACCCGGGACCGGCTCGTCCGGCAACGCGAGGCGGGGGTGCTCCGCGAGGACATCGACATCGCCGTGCTGGCCCAGTTCCTGGAGCTGGCGTACGACGGGCTGGTGCTGCACCTGGCGATGGGGCGGCCCGCCGGTGACCTCGGGCCGGTGCTGGACCTGGTCGAGGAGGCCGTCCGGCGACGCTGA
- a CDS encoding TIGR04222 domain-containing membrane protein, translated as MNILAAPGDTWGIPGSLFLKLYLLVAGVAVVGTLLHRRRTTAGPASAGVDQLGPQQVAYLNGGDQLAVWAALGGLRGAGAIGVRPDRRLIAAGPTPTGVTPLDHAIRHAARQPVAARKLQRDSGVARALEQLRQGLEQRGLLIDADGVRALRRGRNLLLVLLALGVVRLVAGVVNGRPVGWLLMALAGLGVAFALLARTPRRTRAANVALRGLRRSNNHLAPDSSPAYATYGPAGAAMGVALFGTVSLYALDPGFAEQAEIQRQALNASSGGGYYSGSSTPASSSCGSSSSCSGGSSSCGGGSSCGGGGGCGG; from the coding sequence ATGAACATCCTCGCCGCACCGGGCGACACCTGGGGCATCCCCGGCTCGCTCTTCCTCAAGCTCTACCTGCTGGTAGCCGGCGTCGCCGTGGTCGGCACGCTGCTGCACCGCCGCCGGACCACCGCCGGTCCCGCCTCCGCCGGCGTCGACCAGCTCGGGCCGCAGCAGGTGGCCTACCTCAACGGCGGCGACCAGCTCGCCGTCTGGGCGGCGCTGGGCGGCCTGCGCGGAGCCGGCGCGATCGGCGTCCGACCGGACCGCCGGCTGATCGCCGCCGGGCCGACGCCCACCGGCGTCACCCCGCTCGACCATGCGATCCGGCACGCCGCCCGCCAGCCGGTCGCCGCCCGGAAGCTGCAGCGCGACTCCGGGGTGGCCCGCGCCCTGGAGCAGCTGCGCCAGGGGCTGGAGCAGCGCGGCCTGCTGATCGACGCCGACGGGGTCCGGGCGCTGCGGCGAGGGCGGAACCTGCTGCTGGTGCTCCTGGCCCTGGGCGTGGTCCGGCTGGTCGCCGGCGTGGTCAACGGACGACCCGTCGGCTGGCTGCTGATGGCCCTGGCCGGGCTCGGGGTGGCGTTCGCCCTGCTGGCCCGTACGCCCCGCCGGACCAGGGCGGCGAACGTGGCGCTGCGCGGCCTGCGGCGCAGCAACAACCACCTCGCCCCCGATTCCTCACCTGCCTACGCGACCTACGGACCGGCCGGCGCGGCGATGGGCGTCGCACTGTTCGGCACCGTCTCCCTCTACGCGCTCGACCCGGGCTTCGCCGAGCAGGCGGAGATCCAGCGGCAGGCGCTGAACGCCAGCAGCGGCGGCGGCTACTACTCGGGTTCCTCCACCCCCGCGAGCTCCTCGTGCGGGAGCAGCTCGTCCTGTAGCGGCGGCTCGTCCTCCTGTGGCGGTGGCAGCTCCTGCGGTGGCGGTGGGGGATGCGGCGGATGA
- a CDS encoding helix-turn-helix domain-containing protein, translating into MAATGTATSTEKGRRIVGAERQTLAKDLVKRYTGGESIRALAASTGRSYGFIHRVLTESGVQLRQRGGARRRKKA; encoded by the coding sequence ATGGCAGCCACTGGCACAGCCACCAGCACTGAGAAGGGTCGCCGGATCGTCGGAGCCGAGCGTCAGACGCTCGCCAAGGACCTGGTAAAGCGGTACACCGGCGGGGAGAGCATCCGTGCGCTCGCCGCTTCGACCGGGCGATCCTACGGGTTCATCCACCGGGTGCTCACCGAGTCCGGTGTGCAGCTGCGGCAGCGCGGCGGCGCCCGGCGTCGTAAGAAGGCGTGA